The following are from one region of the Acanthopagrus latus isolate v.2019 chromosome 2, fAcaLat1.1, whole genome shotgun sequence genome:
- the LOC119031361 gene encoding mitochondrial uncoupling protein 2-like isoform X1 — protein sequence MVGLTTADVAPTAGVKIFSAGAAGCVADLVTFPLDTAKVRLQIQGECRPSLEVQKNRYRGVFGTILTMVKTEGPRSLYSGLVAGLHRQMGFASVRIGLYDTMKQFYSRGSESAGLGTRLLAGCTTGAMAVTFAQPTDVVKVRFQAQVRLPESGSVKRYSGTMDAYRTIARDEGIKGLWKGCLPNITRNAIVNCSELVTYDIIKELILKNDLMTDNMPCHFTAAFAAGFCTTIVASPVDVVKTRYMNSVPGQYSGAMNCAITMLLNEGTTAFYKGFMPAFLRLGSWNIVMFVSFEQIKRAVVRFQL from the exons ATGGTTGGTTTAACAACTGCAGATGTGGCCCCAACAGCTGGTGTCAAGATCTTTTCAGCCGGAGCAGCCGGCTGTGTGGCCGATCTGGTCACTTTCCCTCTGGACACCGCCAAAGTCAGACTGCAG ATTCAAGGTGAATGCAGACCCTCACTGGAGGTCCAGAAGAACAGGTACAGAGGTGTGTTTGGCACCATCCTCACTATGGTGAAGACGGAGGGCCCGAGGAGTCTGTACAGCGGCCTGGTGGCAGGACTGCACAGACAGATGGGCTTCGCCTCCGTCCGCATCGGCCTGTATGACACCATGAAGCAGTTCTACAGCAGAGGGTCGGAGA GTGCAGGTCTCGGGACTCGGCTGCTGGCGGGCTGCACCACGGGGGCCATGGCGGTGACTTTCGCTCAGCCCACTGATGTGGTAAAAGTCAGGTTCCAGGCTCAGGTGCGCCTGCCTGAGAGCGGCTCGGTGAAGAGGTACAGCGGCACGATGGATGCCTATAGGACCATCGCAAGGGACGAGGGCATTAAAGGGCTCTGGAAAG GCTGTCTGCCAAACATAACTCGCAATGCCATTGTAAACTGCTCCGAGCTGGTGACATATGACATCATCAAGGAGCTCATCCTGAAGAACGACCTGATGACAG ACAACATGCCGTGTCACTTCACCGCAGCCTTTGCAGCAGGTTTCTGCACTACCATCGTGGCATCTCCAGTGGATGTGGTTAAAACACGCTATATGAATTCAGTGCCAGGGCAATACAGCGGTGCTATGAACTGTGCAATTACCATGCTGCTTAATGAGGGGACCACCGCTTTCTACAAAGG ATTCATGCCGGCGTTTCTTCGTCTGGGCTCCTGGAacattgtgatgtttgtgaGCTTCGAGCAGATAAAAAGAGCTGTGGTCAGATTTCAGCTCTGA
- the LOC119031361 gene encoding mitochondrial uncoupling protein 2-like isoform X2 codes for MVGLTTADVAPTAGVKIFSAGAAGCVADLVTFPLDTAKVRLQIQGECRPSLEVQKNRYRGVFGTILTMVKTEGPRSLYSGLVAGLHRQMGFASVRIGLYDTMKQFYSRGSESAGLGTRLLAGCTTGAMAVTFAQPTDVVKVRFQAQVRLPESGSVKRYSGTMDAYRTIARDEGIKGLWKDNMPCHFTAAFAAGFCTTIVASPVDVVKTRYMNSVPGQYSGAMNCAITMLLNEGTTAFYKGFMPAFLRLGSWNIVMFVSFEQIKRAVVRFQL; via the exons ATGGTTGGTTTAACAACTGCAGATGTGGCCCCAACAGCTGGTGTCAAGATCTTTTCAGCCGGAGCAGCCGGCTGTGTGGCCGATCTGGTCACTTTCCCTCTGGACACCGCCAAAGTCAGACTGCAG ATTCAAGGTGAATGCAGACCCTCACTGGAGGTCCAGAAGAACAGGTACAGAGGTGTGTTTGGCACCATCCTCACTATGGTGAAGACGGAGGGCCCGAGGAGTCTGTACAGCGGCCTGGTGGCAGGACTGCACAGACAGATGGGCTTCGCCTCCGTCCGCATCGGCCTGTATGACACCATGAAGCAGTTCTACAGCAGAGGGTCGGAGA GTGCAGGTCTCGGGACTCGGCTGCTGGCGGGCTGCACCACGGGGGCCATGGCGGTGACTTTCGCTCAGCCCACTGATGTGGTAAAAGTCAGGTTCCAGGCTCAGGTGCGCCTGCCTGAGAGCGGCTCGGTGAAGAGGTACAGCGGCACGATGGATGCCTATAGGACCATCGCAAGGGACGAGGGCATTAAAGGGCTCTGGAAAG ACAACATGCCGTGTCACTTCACCGCAGCCTTTGCAGCAGGTTTCTGCACTACCATCGTGGCATCTCCAGTGGATGTGGTTAAAACACGCTATATGAATTCAGTGCCAGGGCAATACAGCGGTGCTATGAACTGTGCAATTACCATGCTGCTTAATGAGGGGACCACCGCTTTCTACAAAGG ATTCATGCCGGCGTTTCTTCGTCTGGGCTCCTGGAacattgtgatgtttgtgaGCTTCGAGCAGATAAAAAGAGCTGTGGTCAGATTTCAGCTCTGA
- the LOC119031374 gene encoding uncharacterized protein LOC119031374, whose protein sequence is MTSGETPESPHSDRMSTTHISEPFGALRTRELRELLEDEDKISVIIRRSEKVQRLQRAAEKMLLSNQKLAKVSLSQKPQFRDAKLLLAMRYKELDKLRSIIQAKQEQLAEQHSVHGAQWRLLRRINHAEEECELLFQRLSERKMPLADFLDSFLSSRKLQHVRLVLVKKLQEMMEHDSTQSLSEIHADVQNSCLPVCSVTTAVFLPACCLPPLLLPLVTHVNSVGQCLQSLSFYNESLRAGVQGRGHKWPTRPVRLQPLKVQQRRHQQAPQ, encoded by the exons ATGACATCAGGAGAAACCCCAGAGTCACCCCACAGTGACAGGATGTcaacaacacacatcagtgagcct TTTGGAGCTCTGAGGACCAGAGAGCTGcgagagctgctggaggacgaAGACAAGATCAGTGTGATCATCAGGCGCAGTGAGAAG GTTCAGCGGCTGCAGAGGGCTGCAGAGAAGATGCTGCTCTCAAACCAAAAACTGGCAAAAGTCAGTCTCTCTCAAAAACCTCAGTTCAGAGATGCCAAGCTGCTGCTCGCGATGAGGTACAAGGAACTGGACAAACTGAGGAGCATCATCCAGGCCAAGCAGGAGCAGCTGG CAGAGCAACACAGTGTGCATGGTGCTCAGTGGCGTCTCCTGAGGAGGATCAACCACGCAGAGGAAGAGTGTGAG CTGCTGTTTCAGAGGCTTTCAGAGAGGAAAATGCCACTGGCAGATTTCCTGGATTCATTTCTCAGCTCGAGGAAACTCCAACACGTCCGACTGGTCCTGGTGAAGAAACTCCAGGAAATGATGGAGCATGACTCAACACAAAGTCTCAGTGAGATTCACGCCGATGTCCAGAACTCCTGCCTCCCAGTCTGCAGTGTGACCACAGCTGTCTTCTTACCCGcctgctgcctccctcctctcctcctgcccttGGTAACTCATGTAAACAGTGTCGGACAGTGTCTGCAGAGTTTATCATTTTACAATGAGTCTCTGCGTGCAGGAGTGCAGGGACGAGGCCACAAATGGCCAACAAGACCCGTCCGGCTTCAGCCGCTGAaggtgcagcagaggaggcaTCAGCAAGCACCACAGTGA
- the camkk1b gene encoding calcium/calmodulin-dependent protein kinase kinase 1b has protein sequence MWPWLILKTCAAESRRCSSCSESPALRHRGLSPPERTACRLTTTALNTGHLHRCSDASCGASTSLKGEPEPANTMSVDTACRPELDSEHNGELADLVAAMNVAANRITPPNGHRPGPPRATSSNRTRLSDRKMSLQENRSRIARQPTIETKRVSITDADDCVQLNQYRLNKEIGKGSYGVVKLAYNEDSEQYYAMKVVSKKRLMKQCGFFRRPPVQGSQQDLFPKATLPLEKVYKEIAILKKLDHHNVVKLVEVLDDPQEDGLHMAFELVTKGPVMEVPTDEPFTEEQARFYFRDVVLGMEYLHYHKIIHRDIKPSNLLLGDDGHIKIADFGVSNEFEGTDALLSSTAGTPAFMAPEMMTEHENCFSGKALDVWAMGVTLYCFVIGKCPFYDEYIVSLHNKIKKDPVEFPDTPVITNELKELIVKMLDKNPETRITIPEIKLHPWVTENGSNHLPLEEEHCSAVEVTEEEVQNSVKLITSISTVILVKSMLRKRSFSNPFECQGRRAERSMSAPGGLLMGSWGLLGSALHPSLRNASHEGSRDGELEDLYEDEAFAESTE, from the exons ATGTGGCCTTGGTTAATCCTTAAGACGTGCGCCGCAGAGTCGCGTCGCTGCTCATCCTGCAGTGAAAGTCCTGCTCTGAGACACAGAGGACTTTCTCCTCCTGAGAGGACAGCATGCAGATTAACCACAACGGCCCTCAACACAGGACACCTCCACCGT TGCAGTGATGCCTCCTGTGGTGCGTCTACCAGTCTGAAGGGTGAACCAGAACCAGCCAACACCATGAGCGTCGACACCGCCTGCAGGCCGGAGCTGGACTCGGAGCACAACGGCGAGCTGGCCGACCTGGTGGCAGCCATGAACGTGGCCGCCAACCGAATAACACCTCCTAATGGCCACAGGCCCGGCCCCCCGAGGGCCACCAGCTCTAACAGAACCCGACTGTCGGACCGGAAGATGTCCCTGCAGGAGAATCGGAGCCGCATAGCCCGACAGCCCACCATCGAGACCAAACGTGTGTCCATCACAGACGCTGAT GATTGTGTCCAGCTCAACCAGTACAGATTAAATAAAGAGATCGGAAAG GGTTCGTACGGAGTGGTGAAACTAGCTTACAATGAAGACTCTGAACAGTACTAT GCGATGAAAGTCGTCTCGAAGAAGAGGCTGATGAAGCAGTGTGGATTTTTCC GCCGTCCGCCTGTTCAAGGGTCACAGCAGGATCTGTTCCCTAAAGCCACATTGCCTCTGGAGAAGGTGTACAAGGAGATCGCCATCCTGAAGAAGCTGGACCATCACAATGTTGTGAAACTAGTGGAG GTGCTTGATGATCCACAAGAAGACGGACTTCACATGG CCTTCGAACTGGTGACAAAAGG CCCGGTGATGGAGGTGCCTACAGACGAGCctttcacagaggagcaggcTCGCTTTTACTTCAGAGACGTCGTCCTGGGAATGGAGTACT TGCACTATCACAAGATCATCCACAGGGACATCAAACCCTCCAACCTGTTGCTGGGGGACGATGGTCACATCAAAATCGCAGACTTCGGAGTGAGCAACGAGTTCGAGGGGACGGACGCCCTCCTGTCGAGCACGGCGGGGACGCCGGCCTTCATGGCTCCAGAGATGATGACCGAGCACGAGAACTGCTTCAGCGGAAAG GCGTTAGACGTGTGGGCGATGGGAGTCACGCTGTACTGTTTCGTCATCGGGAAG TGCCCTTTTTATGACGAGTACATCGTCTCTCTGCACAACAAGATCAAGAAGGATCCTGTGGAGTTTCCAGACAC GCCTGTGATAACTAATGAACTGAAGGAGCTCATTGTGAAGATGCTGGATAAAAACCCCGAAACAAGAATCACCATCCCTGAAATTaag CTCCATCCGTGGGTGACGGAGAACGGCTCCAATCATCTtcctctggaggaggagcactGCTCGGCGGTGGAGGTcactgaggaggaggtgcagaacAGCGTCAAACTCATCACCAGCATTTCCACTGTG ATTCTGGTGAAGTCCATGCTGAGGAAGCGCTCTTTCAGTAATCCCTTTGAGTGTCAGGGCAGACGGGCGGAGAGGTCCATGTCTGCCCCTGGAGGTCTTCTTAT